One genomic segment of Rubripirellula tenax includes these proteins:
- a CDS encoding sterol desaturase family protein produces MTGLGFGLYFAAVVGLFFWTRSYTWTEAEAMPPTGKKPGFGKQIRLSQAARDLFKFWGPRVLGVACIVSLLVRIVTGQPTWWDLVVAVGVVASWPIQEWLIHAWLEHRPPIRIGGREVELLITKTHRAHHRNPWDPKFGLTTTYFVIAFVGGVPMMWAIPYLLGWLTLGAAMTGNLVTFALILNYEWVHFLIHTSYVPQGRIYRRLWRNHRLHHFQNENYWFGLTMLGGDQLLGTHPKKDAAGHSQTVMNLGVDPVDPASSVGAKAG; encoded by the coding sequence ATGACGGGATTAGGGTTTGGTTTGTACTTTGCCGCAGTGGTGGGACTGTTTTTTTGGACTCGTTCCTATACCTGGACCGAAGCCGAAGCCATGCCGCCGACGGGCAAGAAGCCGGGCTTCGGAAAACAAATCAGATTGAGTCAAGCAGCTCGCGACTTGTTCAAATTCTGGGGACCACGCGTCTTGGGTGTCGCTTGCATCGTCAGTTTGCTGGTTCGCATCGTCACGGGCCAGCCCACGTGGTGGGATCTGGTCGTCGCCGTCGGGGTCGTCGCGTCTTGGCCGATCCAGGAATGGTTGATTCATGCGTGGTTGGAACATCGTCCCCCCATTCGCATCGGCGGCCGCGAAGTCGAGCTGTTGATCACCAAGACGCACCGGGCTCACCACCGAAATCCGTGGGATCCCAAGTTCGGGCTGACCACGACCTACTTCGTGATCGCTTTCGTAGGTGGCGTTCCAATGATGTGGGCGATCCCCTATTTGTTGGGTTGGCTGACGCTGGGTGCCGCGATGACCGGTAACTTGGTGACGTTCGCATTGATTTTGAACTACGAATGGGTCCACTTTTTGATTCACACATCGTACGTGCCGCAGGGACGAATTTACCGGCGACTTTGGCGTAACCATCGCTTGCACCATTTCCAGAACGAGAACTATTGGTTCGGGCTAACGATGTTGGGTGGCGATCAGTTGCTCGGAACGCACCCCAAGAAGGATGCCGCCGGTCATTCGCAAACGGTTATGAATTTGGGTGTCGATCCGGTCGATCCAGC
- a CDS encoding sulfatase, whose protein sequence is MKHPVLLGRSFLIGLSVLVCSSLFASGPPNIVLLFADDAGYADFGFHGSREMRTPRLDALAEEGMLFEQAYVTAAVCGPSRAGLLTGRYQQRFGFEENNVPGYMSESCLPDNEMGLPLDQTTVADHLKTLGYRTALIGKWHQGNAERFHPLHRGFDEFYGFRGGARSYFAFGNGNPNHRPEDRIERGIGDFAESDKYLTDAFADETIAFIERNQSGPFFVMLSFNAVHNPMQAEAKDIEEFPNLAGTRRQLAAMTLSMDRACGRVLDKLTELKLDENTIVIFTNDNGGPSDANASDNSPLSGTKATHLEGGIRVPFVMRWPGVTKPASKYEHSISMFDLLPTFYAAAGGNVGDLKKVDGVDLRPFVAAENKARPHQTLFWKKESRGAVRDGNWKLIRFPDRPAELYDVSKDVAETNNLAGAHPDRVKAMFKQLFAWEMTLERTKWQLKREYEGADLKHMDEYRK, encoded by the coding sequence ATGAAACATCCAGTCCTGCTCGGCCGATCCTTTTTGATCGGGCTCTCCGTTCTGGTTTGCTCGTCTCTATTTGCCAGTGGGCCGCCCAATATCGTTTTGCTATTTGCTGATGATGCGGGCTATGCGGACTTTGGATTTCACGGCAGTCGTGAGATGCGAACGCCACGTTTGGACGCTCTTGCCGAAGAGGGCATGTTGTTCGAACAGGCGTATGTCACGGCGGCTGTGTGCGGGCCCTCGCGTGCTGGGCTGCTGACCGGTCGGTATCAGCAACGTTTCGGCTTTGAAGAGAACAACGTTCCCGGATACATGAGCGAATCATGTCTGCCAGATAATGAGATGGGACTGCCGCTCGATCAAACCACGGTTGCTGATCATTTGAAAACGCTTGGTTACCGAACGGCGCTGATCGGAAAATGGCACCAAGGTAATGCCGAACGATTTCACCCGCTGCATCGTGGCTTTGACGAATTCTATGGTTTCCGTGGTGGTGCTCGCAGCTACTTTGCGTTCGGTAACGGCAATCCGAACCATCGCCCCGAAGACCGGATCGAACGAGGCATCGGAGACTTTGCGGAGTCCGACAAGTATCTGACAGACGCTTTCGCGGATGAGACGATCGCTTTCATCGAGCGAAACCAAAGCGGTCCGTTTTTTGTCATGCTCTCGTTCAACGCGGTTCACAATCCGATGCAGGCCGAAGCAAAGGACATCGAAGAGTTTCCCAACCTGGCCGGCACGCGCCGGCAGCTAGCCGCAATGACGTTGTCGATGGATCGAGCGTGTGGTCGCGTGCTGGACAAGTTGACTGAGCTGAAACTTGATGAGAACACGATCGTGATTTTCACCAACGACAACGGCGGCCCCAGTGATGCTAATGCCTCGGACAACTCACCACTGAGTGGAACGAAAGCGACTCATTTGGAAGGCGGCATTCGTGTCCCATTCGTGATGCGTTGGCCCGGTGTCACCAAGCCGGCGTCAAAGTACGAGCACTCCATCAGCATGTTTGATCTGCTGCCAACGTTCTATGCAGCAGCCGGCGGGAACGTGGGTGATTTGAAGAAGGTCGATGGCGTTGATCTACGGCCGTTCGTAGCTGCCGAAAACAAGGCTCGGCCTCACCAAACCCTCTTTTGGAAGAAGGAATCTCGCGGGGCTGTGCGCGATGGCAATTGGAAGTTGATTCGCTTTCCGGACCGTCCCGCAGAGCTATACGATGTGAGCAAAGATGTCGCCGAAACGAACAACCTAGCCGGCGCCCATCCGGACAGGGTGAAAGCCATGTTCAAGCAGTTGTTCGCATGGGAAATGACGCTCGAGCGTACGAAATGGCAGCTCAAGCGGGAATACGAGGGCGCCGACTTGAAGCACATGGACGAGTACCGAAAGTAG
- a CDS encoding glycosyl hydrolase has translation MKRLLPFVLTCLVLSQSAAAQPFFGEGQDPKPTGRVWLPVEPLSDEFDGSALNKDKWNADPAAKGWGWIGRPPGLFQESSIKVADGHMNVTVGKLDEPKVIHGHEFKYHGAIIRSRTPGDVGMYFECRMKANATEMSSTFWLMTPSDSEQKLELDIQECVGRTSDKTDGWGRSWNKIFHSNMIRRPTKDQPEKDQLQGSVPTETKNSERFYVYGAWWKSPREVMFYLDGKYTYSIKPNVDWDVPSHYQMAIETYDWNPVPEDGGLIASGTKEERTTQYDWIRTWKLAE, from the coding sequence TTGAAACGATTGCTTCCTTTCGTATTGACGTGTCTTGTCCTCTCGCAGTCCGCTGCCGCGCAGCCATTTTTCGGTGAAGGGCAAGATCCCAAGCCAACAGGAAGAGTTTGGTTGCCCGTCGAACCGCTTTCCGACGAGTTCGATGGTTCGGCGTTGAACAAAGACAAGTGGAATGCTGACCCGGCCGCCAAGGGGTGGGGATGGATCGGTCGTCCGCCGGGACTCTTTCAAGAGAGTAGCATCAAGGTCGCCGATGGTCACATGAATGTGACCGTTGGGAAACTTGACGAGCCCAAGGTCATCCACGGACACGAATTCAAGTATCACGGGGCGATCATCCGGTCGCGAACCCCGGGCGATGTCGGCATGTATTTTGAATGCCGGATGAAGGCCAACGCAACCGAAATGTCATCCACGTTCTGGTTGATGACTCCGTCGGACAGCGAACAGAAGTTGGAACTTGATATCCAAGAGTGCGTCGGGCGAACGTCTGACAAGACCGATGGTTGGGGCAGATCATGGAACAAGATCTTTCATTCGAACATGATTCGTCGACCTACGAAGGATCAGCCCGAGAAGGATCAATTACAGGGCTCTGTTCCCACCGAAACGAAGAACTCGGAACGCTTTTACGTCTACGGAGCGTGGTGGAAGTCGCCGCGTGAAGTCATGTTTTACCTCGACGGAAAATACACCTATTCCATCAAACCCAACGTCGACTGGGATGTCCCCTCGCACTACCAAATGGCGATTGAAACGTACGATTGGAACCCCGTGCCTGAGGACGGTGGATTGATCGCAAGCGGTACCAAGGAAGAGCGAACGACCCAGTACGATTGGATTCGGACTTGGAAGCTTGCGGAGTAG
- a CDS encoding sulfatase-like hydrolase/transferase, whose product MTMKSVVLCMIVLVTSLACAAERPNIVIIMSDDSGYTDLGCYGGEIDTPNLDALAAQGMRLSNFYSNGRCSPTRASLMSGLECAKVGFGGGSLGDWPREMPYPAHRGRLPYEIPLLPELLKVAGYHTMMSGKWHLGGSLMKDSSVRQDEWKKTHEGWELTDAEIQSDFNALPSQRGFDEYFGLYGAQDDFFALPGQPHRIMDGNKPAKLDYSQSYAMHCYVDKPGGRSSKNHGKTGKAFYDTDGVTDRAIEMIEGASGTDKPPFLMYVAYRAPHKPLQAPEELVQKYLPRFQELTKVASNRAAGLKANGLFPQSAEAHRRWIPNVTDKAFRLQLAIHAAMMEKVDENVGRVIDALKASGEFDSSLIIYLSDNGCASHVDGFMNTPYVGSKALVWEGGTKTHFMAVWPDHIKPGSISNNQSWVGDVAPTCLEVAGVEYPDSFRGQQLRGLDGRSMLKTLMGETMAPMEALFFNDKGQQSVIYQGRWKLLIEPGWYLQTVKATGIAYELYDLEKDPAETKNLADSDLAMVQRLAKMCETWKQDSGIVDYAEIIKVRPKDPF is encoded by the coding sequence ATGACTATGAAATCGGTCGTCCTGTGCATGATTGTGCTGGTCACAAGTCTGGCTTGTGCGGCTGAGAGGCCGAACATCGTCATCATCATGTCTGATGATTCCGGCTACACCGATTTGGGGTGCTACGGCGGTGAAATCGACACTCCCAATCTAGACGCCTTGGCGGCGCAAGGGATGCGGCTGAGCAACTTTTATTCGAATGGCCGTTGTAGTCCAACTCGCGCGTCATTGATGAGCGGATTGGAATGCGCGAAGGTTGGCTTCGGCGGCGGATCGCTGGGCGATTGGCCGCGTGAGATGCCGTATCCGGCGCATCGCGGTCGACTGCCGTACGAGATACCGCTATTGCCTGAACTGCTCAAGGTAGCCGGCTACCACACGATGATGTCAGGCAAGTGGCATTTGGGTGGTAGTCTGATGAAGGACTCGTCCGTAAGGCAGGACGAATGGAAGAAGACCCACGAAGGTTGGGAGTTGACCGATGCCGAGATTCAATCCGACTTTAATGCGCTGCCGAGCCAACGTGGTTTCGATGAATATTTTGGGCTGTACGGTGCACAGGACGACTTCTTTGCTCTCCCCGGCCAACCCCATCGAATCATGGATGGGAACAAGCCTGCAAAGCTGGACTACAGCCAGAGCTATGCGATGCACTGCTACGTGGACAAGCCGGGCGGGCGATCCAGCAAGAATCACGGGAAGACCGGCAAGGCGTTTTACGACACCGATGGCGTCACGGACCGGGCGATCGAAATGATCGAAGGGGCATCGGGAACGGACAAACCACCATTCCTGATGTACGTCGCGTATCGGGCCCCGCACAAACCTTTGCAAGCACCGGAGGAACTGGTGCAGAAATACTTGCCTCGATTTCAGGAACTGACCAAGGTGGCGTCAAATCGTGCGGCCGGGCTGAAGGCAAACGGTCTGTTTCCACAATCGGCGGAAGCCCACCGACGATGGATTCCCAATGTCACGGACAAGGCGTTCCGGCTGCAGTTGGCGATTCATGCTGCCATGATGGAGAAGGTCGATGAGAACGTCGGTCGGGTGATCGACGCTCTGAAAGCATCCGGCGAGTTTGATAGCAGCCTAATCATCTACTTGTCTGACAACGGTTGTGCTTCGCATGTCGACGGTTTTATGAACACGCCCTACGTGGGTTCCAAGGCGCTGGTGTGGGAGGGCGGAACCAAGACGCACTTCATGGCCGTGTGGCCAGATCACATCAAGCCAGGATCCATTTCAAACAATCAGTCTTGGGTGGGTGACGTTGCGCCAACGTGCCTTGAAGTCGCCGGAGTCGAGTATCCCGATTCGTTCCGTGGCCAACAACTCCGGGGGCTGGATGGTCGCAGCATGTTGAAGACGCTGATGGGCGAGACCATGGCGCCTATGGAGGCTCTGTTCTTCAACGACAAGGGGCAACAGAGCGTCATCTACCAGGGCCGTTGGAAACTGCTGATCGAGCCTGGGTGGTACTTGCAGACGGTGAAAGCGACTGGCATAGCTTACGAGCTATACGATCTTGAAAAAGATCCTGCCGAAACAAAAAACTTGGCGGATTCTGATCTCGCCATGGTACAGCGACTCGCCAAGATGTGTGAAACATGGAAACAGGATTCGGGCATCGTCGACTACGCCGAGATCATCAAAGTCCGTCCAAAGGATCCGTTCTAA
- a CDS encoding beta-galactosidase produces MSIVEYRYCICILLSFSFVGSSVSADDASDAKRVLFSFDDESQLAGIEARDMKLSIAESGSGTKLQVQSGHEIDWPGITLKPKGEFWDGSPYQRFAMDVSNTGDTGFELGLRIDNPGGDGQTDSVTVMTFVKPGESRTVSASLSDTPWQFSKPLKLHGMHAAPGQQAIDPAKIKEVILFLRTPNTDHQFTIDNVRFEKPVTVLDRDAFLPFIDEYGQYIHGEWPGKIHSDEQLIQNRESEQKELAEHPGPKSFNRFGGWQDGPKSEPGKFFRTEKHDGKWWLIDPDGCRFWSHGIDAVSIRFGGTGIDDREDYFRNLPSKDVPLGQFYNTSTWAFGFYADRVPFEMYNFYTANLYRKYGGDWPAEFADVAHKRLRSWGLNTLASWSDPAVYLQHRTPYTAFVYVEDCPTLDGAQKMWTKFADVFDPKFRESVVAGIEKCGESIGDPWCLGFYVDNELFWGDNNSLALWTLACPATQAAKQTFVADLKAKYETIEKLNEAWGTAHENWEAFTESTTLPDAAKAADDLHAFSVKFAETYFATVKDELDKAAPGQLYLGCRFIWFNDVSLRAASDSCDVVSFNQYRYDVSDLHSSEGTDRPIMIGEFHFGALDRGLFHPTKVPARDQEHRAECYKDFLHSALANPNIVGTHWFQYTSEPTAGRGDGENYQVGFVDNCDTPYEETINAARQIGREMYEYRAASE; encoded by the coding sequence ATGTCAATCGTTGAATACCGCTACTGCATCTGTATCCTGCTCTCATTCAGTTTTGTCGGTTCGAGCGTCTCAGCGGATGATGCATCGGACGCGAAACGCGTACTATTTAGCTTCGACGATGAAAGTCAGCTTGCCGGTATCGAAGCCCGCGACATGAAGTTGTCGATCGCCGAATCGGGATCCGGCACGAAGTTGCAGGTCCAATCGGGGCACGAGATCGACTGGCCAGGCATCACGCTGAAACCGAAGGGTGAATTCTGGGATGGCTCGCCTTATCAACGTTTCGCGATGGACGTCTCCAACACTGGTGATACAGGGTTTGAACTCGGGCTGCGGATCGATAACCCCGGTGGCGACGGGCAAACCGATAGCGTGACCGTGATGACTTTTGTCAAACCCGGCGAGTCGCGAACCGTTTCGGCCAGCCTTTCTGATACACCGTGGCAGTTTTCCAAACCGCTCAAGCTTCACGGCATGCACGCAGCACCGGGGCAACAAGCGATCGACCCAGCAAAGATCAAAGAAGTCATTCTCTTTCTGCGAACGCCAAACACCGACCATCAGTTCACGATCGATAATGTTCGATTTGAAAAGCCGGTGACGGTCTTGGACCGAGATGCATTTTTGCCTTTCATCGACGAGTACGGCCAATACATCCACGGTGAGTGGCCAGGCAAGATTCATTCTGATGAGCAATTGATCCAGAACCGCGAATCGGAACAGAAAGAACTGGCCGAGCATCCGGGGCCCAAGAGTTTCAATCGTTTCGGTGGCTGGCAAGACGGTCCCAAGAGTGAACCGGGCAAGTTTTTTCGCACGGAAAAGCACGACGGAAAATGGTGGCTGATCGATCCCGACGGGTGTCGATTTTGGTCCCACGGTATTGATGCGGTTTCGATTCGTTTCGGAGGAACCGGAATCGATGACCGCGAGGACTACTTTCGCAATCTTCCATCCAAGGATGTTCCGCTTGGCCAGTTTTACAATACCAGTACTTGGGCGTTCGGATTTTATGCCGATCGTGTCCCCTTTGAAATGTACAACTTCTACACCGCGAACTTGTATCGCAAGTATGGCGGCGATTGGCCCGCCGAGTTTGCCGACGTCGCTCATAAACGTCTGCGAAGTTGGGGATTGAACACGCTTGCATCGTGGTCCGACCCGGCCGTCTACCTGCAACACAGAACTCCTTACACCGCTTTCGTTTACGTCGAGGACTGCCCGACGCTTGATGGCGCTCAGAAAATGTGGACAAAGTTCGCCGACGTTTTCGATCCCAAGTTTCGCGAATCGGTGGTTGCGGGAATCGAAAAGTGTGGTGAATCGATCGGTGATCCTTGGTGTCTCGGGTTCTATGTCGACAACGAATTGTTTTGGGGTGACAACAACTCGTTGGCGCTATGGACGCTCGCGTGTCCGGCAACTCAGGCGGCGAAGCAAACGTTTGTGGCCGACTTAAAAGCCAAGTACGAGACCATCGAAAAGTTGAACGAGGCTTGGGGGACCGCGCATGAAAACTGGGAAGCGTTTACGGAAAGCACGACGCTGCCGGACGCGGCCAAAGCCGCTGATGACTTGCATGCGTTCTCGGTCAAGTTTGCCGAAACCTATTTCGCGACGGTGAAAGACGAACTCGACAAAGCGGCGCCGGGTCAATTGTATCTCGGTTGCCGATTCATCTGGTTCAACGATGTCAGTCTGCGAGCCGCTTCGGATTCCTGTGATGTGGTCAGTTTCAATCAATATCGATACGACGTGTCTGACTTGCATTCGTCGGAAGGGACGGACAGGCCGATCATGATTGGCGAGTTCCATTTCGGCGCACTCGATCGTGGGCTGTTTCATCCGACGAAAGTACCAGCGCGAGATCAAGAGCATCGTGCGGAATGTTACAAAGATTTCTTGCACAGCGCGCTGGCCAACCCGAACATCGTCGGTACGCATTGGTTCCAGTACACGTCGGAACCAACCGCCGGTCGTGGCGACGGCGAAAACTACCAAGTCGGTTTTGTTGACAACTGTGACACGCCGTATGAGGAAACGATCAACGCGGCGCGCCAAATCGGAAGGGAAATGTACGAGTACCGCGCTGCGTCGGAATAG
- a CDS encoding PEP-CTERM sorting domain-containing protein yields MKTSLAIMAATAMASLLTTAAASADIVNYSTSFSDSDSPAFADGGLNGQNTWVAHPSYSVSDAAGVGLLGRVNAAGPVHTGSSANVTSELAAGKTLTLTLDMNFVGTFANQNSGAWYIGLSNSAANMSDSATAAIGSSVFQNNTNSNFWLSAIGFTSKFDTEIAFDDAYRTVTTTITRSATTNLFDITSELAGASTSYTMTHAGLWTGADDAYLGFRFRGNQNGNVNLISISSGAVSVPEPSSLALMGLASVGLGICIRRRKNQ; encoded by the coding sequence ATGAAAACGTCACTCGCAATCATGGCTGCCACTGCCATGGCCTCCCTTCTAACAACGGCAGCAGCCTCGGCTGACATCGTTAACTACTCCACCAGCTTTTCTGATAGTGACTCCCCCGCCTTCGCGGATGGTGGCTTAAACGGCCAGAACACCTGGGTTGCCCACCCTAGTTACAGTGTTTCCGATGCGGCAGGAGTGGGACTCCTCGGGCGCGTCAATGCTGCCGGCCCGGTCCATACCGGTAGCTCCGCGAACGTAACTAGCGAACTTGCCGCCGGTAAGACGCTCACGCTCACACTCGATATGAACTTTGTGGGAACGTTCGCGAATCAGAACAGCGGGGCTTGGTATATCGGGCTTTCCAATAGCGCCGCCAATATGAGTGACTCCGCAACAGCTGCTATCGGAAGTTCCGTTTTTCAAAATAACACGAACAGCAATTTTTGGCTTTCAGCGATTGGCTTCACTAGCAAGTTCGACACGGAGATTGCTTTTGATGACGCCTACCGCACTGTGACGACCACGATTACTAGATCAGCGACAACGAACCTTTTTGATATCACCTCCGAATTGGCTGGCGCATCGACTTCTTACACCATGACTCACGCCGGTCTTTGGACGGGAGCGGACGACGCATATCTGGGATTTCGGTTCCGCGGAAACCAGAATGGCAATGTCAACTTGATCAGTATCAGTTCAGGTGCCGTCTCTGTCCCCGAACCATCGAGTCTGGCACTGATGGGCTTGGCTTCCGTCGGATTGGGAATCTGTATTCGGCGCCGAAAGAACCAATAA
- a CDS encoding glycoside hydrolase family 117 protein has protein sequence MRLASPIIALSICLFLTVTSLAQDSIQPTPEQVDFLGITHPDKLSAASKRALKWPDIGNEWFVEFQTQDLKGDLAYQEGVIRRDPSAMIKENGKYYVWYSRGEGPTQGFAGDIENEKVFPWDRCDLWYATSPDGITWKEEGMAVPRGEKGAYDDRSVFTCEIMKHDGMYYLCYQTVKSPYMVRVKNQIGLAWSKSPDGPWTKSKEPILSPADNGVWDGDEDNRFHVKKKGDFDSHKVHDPCIIPFKGKFYLYYKGEQMGEAITFGGRQIRHGVAIADSPKGPYIKSPYNPISNSGHEVCVWPYNGGIASLITTDGPEKNTIQWSPDGINFEIMSVIKDAPHAIGLNRHADNEKEPTEILRWGLTHQYKTGDYQYIRRFTSHRVVSHTAKGEVAK, from the coding sequence ATGAGACTCGCTTCACCAATCATTGCCTTATCCATTTGTCTGTTCCTTACGGTGACATCGCTGGCTCAGGATTCGATTCAGCCGACACCCGAACAAGTCGACTTCCTTGGAATTACCCATCCGGACAAGCTAAGTGCCGCGTCGAAGCGCGCTTTGAAATGGCCCGACATTGGCAATGAATGGTTCGTCGAATTCCAGACACAAGATCTCAAAGGCGACCTCGCCTACCAGGAGGGCGTCATCCGCCGTGATCCCAGCGCGATGATCAAAGAGAATGGGAAGTACTACGTCTGGTACTCGCGTGGTGAAGGGCCGACCCAAGGGTTTGCCGGCGACATTGAAAACGAAAAAGTGTTTCCCTGGGATCGGTGCGACCTGTGGTACGCCACCTCACCCGACGGGATCACTTGGAAAGAAGAAGGGATGGCGGTGCCTCGCGGTGAAAAGGGCGCCTACGATGATCGTTCGGTCTTCACATGCGAAATCATGAAGCATGACGGGATGTACTACCTCTGCTATCAGACCGTTAAATCTCCCTACATGGTGCGCGTCAAAAACCAAATCGGTTTGGCCTGGTCAAAATCACCGGATGGACCTTGGACGAAAAGCAAAGAGCCAATCTTGAGTCCCGCCGACAACGGCGTCTGGGATGGCGACGAAGACAATCGCTTTCACGTCAAAAAGAAGGGTGACTTCGACAGCCACAAAGTTCACGATCCGTGCATCATCCCGTTCAAAGGCAAGTTCTACCTCTACTACAAGGGTGAACAGATGGGCGAAGCGATCACCTTTGGCGGACGTCAAATCCGTCACGGGGTGGCGATTGCCGACAGCCCAAAAGGCCCTTACATCAAGAGCCCTTACAACCCAATCAGCAACAGCGGTCACGAAGTTTGTGTTTGGCCCTACAACGGCGGTATCGCCTCGCTGATCACAACGGACGGCCCCGAAAAGAACACGATCCAGTGGTCACCCGACGGCATCAATTTTGAAATCATGTCAGTGATCAAGGACGCCCCCCACGCCATTGGGCTGAACCGTCACGCCGACAACGAAAAAGAGCCGACCGAGATACTGCGTTGGGGGCTGACGCACCAATACAAGACAGGTGACTACCAATACATCCGCCGTTTTACGTCGCACCGCGTCGTCAGCCACACCGCCAAGGGCGAAGTAGCCAAGTAA
- a CDS encoding sigma-70 family RNA polymerase sigma factor — translation MTPPLTEDEFACLIAEHGRAIRAFIGRFAPSLADGDDIAQQTNLTLWLKRDRFDPSQSFSKWALGVAFIEVKRRRTQLGKSKLFFSTDSLDLMQSEPIVDSDSVAERNQVLQECIRNLNDTDRGLIELRYRQGLSVAETAKTSGMQSSATYKALKRIRERLREGVERAVAASELGSGSL, via the coding sequence GTGACTCCGCCACTCACTGAAGACGAGTTTGCATGCTTGATCGCCGAACACGGTCGCGCCATTCGTGCGTTCATTGGAAGATTCGCCCCCAGCCTTGCCGATGGCGACGATATTGCCCAGCAAACCAATCTGACGCTATGGCTCAAACGCGATCGTTTTGACCCTTCCCAGAGTTTCTCGAAATGGGCGCTCGGTGTCGCGTTTATCGAAGTCAAGCGACGCCGCACACAGCTTGGGAAATCTAAACTGTTCTTCAGCACCGATTCGCTGGATCTGATGCAGTCCGAACCGATCGTTGATTCAGATTCCGTGGCCGAACGCAACCAAGTTCTGCAGGAATGCATCCGGAACCTGAACGATACCGATCGCGGTTTGATCGAACTTCGATATCGGCAGGGTTTGTCCGTCGCCGAAACGGCGAAGACGTCCGGGATGCAGTCGAGCGCCACTTACAAGGCGTTAAAACGAATCCGGGAGCGACTGAGGGAAGGCGTTGAACGCGCCGTCGCAGCGAGCGAACTGGGAAGCGGTTCGCTTTGA
- a CDS encoding sugar kinase, producing the protein MTKKSEPTKPEPPKLKTKAAEDCQFDLVSLGEVMIRLDPGETRIRTARQFQVWEGGGEYNVARGLRRCFGMRTGLVSAFADNEIGRLAEDLILQGGVDMSFVKWMPYDGLGRTIRNGLNFTERGFGIRGAVGCPDRGLTAASQLKVGDIDWERLFGKLGVRWFHTGGIYAALSDSTPDVVIEAVECAKKHGTIVSYDLNYRPSLWKGIGGHEKAQEVNRRIAESVDVMIGNEEDFTACLGLEVEGVDENLANIDVEKFKQMIQRAVAEFPNFIATGTTLREVHSASINDWSAIVWHGGEFYESQKFPRLEIMDRVGGGDSFASGLIYGFLTSGEPAKAVNYGAAHGALAMTTPGDTTMVTVDEVEKVMAGGGARVVR; encoded by the coding sequence ATGACCAAAAAATCTGAGCCCACGAAGCCTGAGCCCCCAAAGCTAAAAACCAAAGCCGCCGAAGATTGCCAGTTCGACCTCGTGTCGCTCGGCGAGGTCATGATTCGCCTTGACCCAGGCGAGACTCGCATTCGTACGGCGCGGCAATTTCAGGTTTGGGAAGGTGGCGGCGAGTACAACGTCGCGCGCGGTTTGCGCCGTTGCTTTGGAATGCGGACCGGATTGGTCAGCGCGTTCGCCGACAACGAAATCGGCCGACTCGCCGAGGACCTGATTCTGCAAGGCGGCGTCGACATGAGTTTCGTTAAGTGGATGCCGTATGACGGGCTCGGTCGAACGATTCGAAACGGACTCAATTTTACCGAGCGTGGGTTTGGGATCCGCGGCGCGGTGGGCTGTCCCGACCGTGGCCTGACCGCGGCCAGCCAATTGAAAGTCGGCGATATCGATTGGGAGCGGCTGTTCGGCAAGCTCGGCGTCCGGTGGTTTCATACCGGCGGAATCTATGCTGCGCTCAGCGACAGCACGCCCGATGTGGTCATCGAAGCGGTCGAGTGCGCCAAGAAGCACGGGACCATCGTCAGCTATGACCTGAATTACCGCCCGTCGCTGTGGAAAGGAATCGGCGGGCACGAAAAGGCACAAGAAGTCAATCGCCGAATCGCAGAGTCCGTCGATGTGATGATCGGAAACGAAGAGGACTTCACGGCGTGTCTGGGGCTTGAGGTCGAAGGCGTCGATGAGAACCTGGCAAATATCGATGTCGAAAAGTTCAAGCAAATGATCCAGCGAGCTGTTGCCGAGTTTCCGAACTTCATTGCCACCGGAACAACGCTTCGTGAAGTCCATTCGGCATCCATCAATGATTGGAGTGCGATCGTTTGGCATGGTGGCGAGTTCTATGAGTCACAGAAGTTTCCGCGTTTGGAAATCATGGACCGGGTCGGCGGTGGCGACAGCTTTGCCAGCGGATTGATCTATGGTTTCTTGACATCCGGTGAACCCGCGAAAGCTGTCAACTACGGCGCCGCCCACGGGGCGCTGGCGATGACCACGCCCGGTGACACGACCATGGTGACTGTCGATGAAGTCGAAAAGGTGATGGCCGGCGGTGGTGCTCGAGTTGTCCGCTAG